In one Pseudarthrobacter oxydans genomic region, the following are encoded:
- a CDS encoding ABC transporter family substrate-binding protein has translation MRNLNRIGGAAAIAAALALTACGGGGGSTGPETAKGQEAGSDLSKLISINEKPAADLKQGGKVTLPLGNIGPDFNGFSNNGNSADNTALHRPIDQAGTWGCWDIAFDGKVTPNKDFCESVENKVEDGKQTITITVNEKAAYNDGTPIDVKAFQNTWNILKSPDAGYDIVSSGNYEFVESVEAGSNDKEVIVKTSRPVYPLDSLFTGLIHPAVNSPEIFNEGFNGELHPEWMAGPFKVDQYDAAAKTVSLVPNEKWWGNKPVLESVVFRQLETSAQIAAFKNGEIDAMSANTISLYKQLDGTKDSEVRRGQRLFAGGMNLNAQRITDVAVREAIFAAVDREALRKVRFNGLNWEEPSSGSMMLLPFSEYYQDNYPVKETGPDAAKKVLTDAGYTANANGIMEKDGKPAAFKISNFGDDPTTLAFTQTLQKQLQAGGMDVGIDQRASADFGKVLGSREFDMSVSGYTVSADATEAVKQYYDSKTNENQLGDAELDKKIADLASIEDNAERNKAAMEVEKEHMAKYFSMGVVMNGPQISFVRTGLANYGPSLFRSLSQVPDWTAIGWEKK, from the coding sequence ATGAGGAATCTGAACAGGATCGGCGGAGCGGCGGCAATTGCCGCAGCTCTGGCGCTGACTGCCTGCGGCGGCGGTGGCGGGTCCACCGGGCCGGAAACGGCCAAGGGCCAGGAGGCAGGCAGCGACCTGTCCAAGCTCATCAGCATCAATGAGAAGCCTGCGGCCGATCTTAAACAGGGCGGCAAGGTCACCCTTCCGCTGGGCAACATCGGCCCGGACTTCAATGGGTTCTCCAACAACGGCAACAGCGCGGACAACACCGCGCTGCACCGTCCCATCGACCAGGCGGGAACCTGGGGATGCTGGGACATTGCCTTCGACGGAAAAGTGACTCCGAACAAGGACTTCTGCGAGTCCGTGGAAAACAAGGTAGAAGACGGCAAGCAGACCATTACCATCACGGTCAATGAGAAGGCCGCGTACAACGACGGCACGCCGATTGACGTCAAGGCCTTCCAGAACACCTGGAACATCCTCAAGAGCCCGGACGCCGGTTACGACATTGTCAGCTCAGGAAACTACGAGTTCGTTGAATCCGTGGAGGCCGGCAGCAATGACAAGGAAGTCATCGTCAAGACGAGCCGGCCGGTCTACCCCCTGGACTCCCTCTTCACCGGACTGATCCATCCGGCCGTGAACAGCCCCGAAATCTTCAACGAGGGCTTCAACGGCGAACTGCACCCTGAATGGATGGCAGGGCCCTTCAAGGTGGACCAGTACGACGCCGCCGCAAAGACGGTATCCCTGGTGCCCAACGAGAAGTGGTGGGGCAACAAGCCGGTGTTGGAGAGTGTCGTGTTCCGACAGCTGGAAACCAGCGCCCAGATCGCAGCCTTCAAGAACGGCGAGATCGACGCCATGTCTGCCAACACCATCTCCCTCTACAAGCAGCTTGACGGCACCAAGGACTCCGAGGTCCGCCGCGGCCAGCGCCTGTTCGCCGGTGGCATGAACCTCAACGCCCAGCGCATCACCGACGTGGCTGTCCGCGAGGCGATATTCGCCGCCGTTGACCGCGAAGCCCTCCGGAAGGTCCGCTTCAACGGCCTTAACTGGGAAGAGCCCAGCTCCGGCTCCATGATGCTGCTGCCCTTCTCCGAGTACTACCAGGACAACTACCCCGTGAAGGAAACCGGTCCGGACGCCGCCAAGAAGGTACTGACCGACGCCGGCTACACCGCGAATGCAAACGGCATCATGGAAAAGGACGGAAAGCCTGCCGCCTTCAAGATCAGCAACTTCGGTGACGACCCCACCACCCTTGCCTTCACCCAGACCCTGCAGAAGCAGCTGCAGGCCGGCGGCATGGATGTTGGAATCGACCAGCGGGCTTCTGCCGATTTCGGCAAGGTGCTGGGTTCCCGGGAGTTCGATATGAGCGTTTCCGGCTACACCGTCAGCGCGGACGCCACTGAAGCCGTCAAGCAGTACTACGACTCCAAGACCAACGAGAACCAGTTGGGCGACGCCGAACTGGACAAGAAGATTGCCGACCTGGCTTCCATCGAGGACAACGCCGAGCGCAACAAGGCGGCCATGGAGGTGGAGAAGGAGCACATGGCGAAGTACTTCTCCATGGGCGTGGTCATGAACGGCCCGCAGATCTCCTTCGTCCGTACCGGCCTGGCCAACTACGGCCCGTCCCTGTTCCGCAGCCTGTCCCAGGTTCCGGACTGGACCGCCATCGGCTGGGAAAAGAAGTAG
- a CDS encoding helix-turn-helix domain-containing protein gives MQQQGVEQLVEQVAQKLGRGLSLEDLDGVLLAYSSNQSHADRVRVNFLLSKKVPADVSAWQLSHGIATAVRPVVVPANQDLGMLGRVCVPLMVRGFRVGYLWVQQDSADENPTAILTQLPAVNHELETLSGLLLDSNTAESEFRRGREREFLAACAGEPNAVAAIAGWKEIQGRGPWQVVTVLDADGWSGGSDPIASTLIHRSAALQATIGVDAALFSAGTDTHCVVLFRELSGRANHAQVLVHYQLELAKRSGRPVQRIILGISEGFGRPRELAAAYRQSKLAAQAAAVDPQLGELVDCRATGVYQLLASAGGGASAWADSGSVYFRMLEDQDRNGELLPVLELLYDNDGSVQDVATKLHLHRSSIYNRLGRIRQLLGVDPLKGMPRLELHAALKMRRWAGRPRI, from the coding sequence ATGCAGCAGCAGGGTGTGGAACAGCTGGTTGAACAGGTGGCTCAGAAGTTGGGCCGTGGCCTGTCACTGGAGGACCTGGACGGGGTGCTGCTGGCTTACAGCTCCAACCAGTCCCACGCGGACCGGGTGCGGGTCAACTTCCTGCTGAGCAAGAAAGTCCCGGCCGACGTCAGCGCCTGGCAGCTCTCGCACGGCATCGCCACCGCCGTCCGTCCGGTGGTGGTGCCGGCCAACCAGGACCTGGGCATGCTGGGCCGGGTGTGCGTACCGCTGATGGTGCGCGGCTTCCGGGTGGGGTACCTGTGGGTGCAGCAGGACTCCGCCGATGAAAATCCGACGGCGATCCTCACCCAGTTGCCGGCCGTCAACCACGAGCTTGAAACGCTTTCCGGGCTCCTGCTCGATTCGAACACGGCCGAGTCTGAATTCCGGCGGGGGCGTGAGCGGGAGTTCCTGGCCGCCTGCGCCGGCGAGCCAAACGCCGTGGCCGCCATTGCAGGCTGGAAGGAAATCCAGGGCCGCGGTCCCTGGCAGGTGGTGACAGTGCTCGACGCCGATGGCTGGTCCGGCGGATCCGACCCCATCGCCTCCACCCTCATCCACCGCTCTGCCGCGCTCCAGGCGACCATCGGCGTCGACGCTGCCCTGTTCAGCGCCGGCACGGACACCCATTGCGTCGTGCTGTTCCGCGAATTGTCCGGCCGGGCCAACCACGCCCAGGTGCTGGTCCACTACCAGCTGGAGCTTGCCAAGCGCTCCGGCCGTCCGGTGCAGCGCATCATTCTGGGCATCAGCGAGGGCTTCGGCCGGCCGCGTGAGCTCGCCGCGGCGTACCGCCAATCCAAGCTGGCGGCCCAGGCTGCCGCCGTGGACCCGCAGCTCGGGGAACTCGTGGACTGCAGGGCCACGGGCGTCTACCAGCTGCTTGCGTCCGCGGGGGGAGGCGCGAGTGCCTGGGCTGACTCGGGTTCGGTCTACTTCCGCATGCTTGAGGACCAGGACCGCAACGGGGAGCTTCTGCCGGTCCTGGAACTTCTCTACGACAACGACGGCTCCGTCCAGGACGTGGCCACCAAGCTCCACCTGCACCGCAGCAGCATCTACAACCGGCTGGGCCGGATCCGCCAGCTGCTCGGCGTTGATCCGCTCAAGGGGATGCCCCGCCTGGAGCTCCATGCAGCGTTGAAGATGCGACGCTGGGCGGGCCGGCCACGGATCTAG
- a CDS encoding ABC transporter ATP-binding protein, with protein sequence MSSETAAGPVGQPQSAVERLHVAGLHAPTDAVLSVRDLNVRFNTENGVVHAVRGVDFDLMPGRTLGIVGESGSGKSVTSLAIMGLLPATAEVTGSVRLKGKELLGLSDKAMCGYRGNELAMVFQDPLSSLTPVYTVGTQIIEALTIHNPTMSKQAKEARAVELLAMVGIPSPKERLRAFPHEFSGGMRQRVMIAIAIANNPRVLIADEPTTALDVTIQAQVLEVLHTAQEETGAAVVMITHDLGVVAGMADDIMVMYAGRPVETGAVDDLYYNPRMPYTMGLLGAVPRVDVAEKASLVPIEGMPPNLVHTPTGCSFAPRCPLAEDACLDGEPALLPVPGSAYHSAACIKSESLGGDVDAHDVFAAPPVPVSRFDAIPRAERSTVLQLKDVRKHFPLTRGALLKKRIGTIKAVDGLTFDIREGECFSIVGESGSGKTTTLLEIMEFHKDQDGEVVIGGISNKQAADARTKSAMRRELQMVFQDPTGALDPRFTVYEVLAEPLQNAGMDRQAIKKRIMELMKLVGLQPDHVNRFPNQFSGGQRQRIGIARALAVNPKLVVLDEPVSALDVSVQAGVINLLDKLRAELGLSYLLVAHDLSVVRHISNRVAVMYLGKIVEIGEVDRVFDNPRHPYTRALLSAIPVPDPQLERTRERIILRGELPSPLDAPKGCNFATRCPVFAALPAAKQEKCLTLEPPLELVPPSPAAQALAAHPLPALDQRFACFFPDGELDEDMLVVHDAADHHAS encoded by the coding sequence ATGAGCAGCGAAACTGCCGCCGGTCCGGTTGGGCAGCCCCAGTCAGCGGTGGAGCGGCTGCACGTCGCGGGCCTGCACGCGCCCACGGACGCAGTCCTGTCCGTCCGGGACCTGAACGTCCGCTTCAACACCGAGAACGGCGTGGTGCACGCCGTCCGGGGAGTGGACTTCGACCTGATGCCAGGAAGGACGCTGGGCATCGTGGGTGAGTCGGGCTCCGGCAAGTCGGTGACGTCCCTCGCCATCATGGGCCTGCTCCCCGCCACAGCCGAGGTCACCGGCTCGGTCCGGCTCAAGGGCAAGGAACTGCTGGGGCTCAGCGACAAAGCCATGTGCGGGTACCGCGGCAATGAGCTGGCCATGGTCTTCCAGGATCCGTTGTCTTCCCTGACGCCCGTCTACACGGTGGGCACGCAGATCATCGAGGCGCTGACCATCCACAACCCCACCATGAGCAAGCAGGCGAAGGAGGCGCGCGCCGTCGAACTTCTTGCCATGGTGGGCATTCCCAGCCCCAAGGAGCGGCTCAGGGCCTTCCCGCACGAGTTCTCCGGCGGCATGCGCCAGCGGGTGATGATCGCCATCGCCATCGCCAACAACCCGCGGGTCCTCATCGCGGATGAGCCGACGACGGCCCTGGACGTGACCATCCAGGCCCAGGTGCTGGAGGTGCTGCATACCGCGCAGGAGGAGACCGGCGCCGCCGTCGTCATGATCACGCACGACCTCGGCGTGGTGGCCGGCATGGCTGACGACATCATGGTGATGTATGCCGGCAGGCCGGTGGAGACGGGTGCAGTGGATGACCTCTACTACAACCCGCGGATGCCCTACACCATGGGCCTGCTCGGCGCCGTACCCCGCGTTGATGTCGCGGAAAAGGCATCGCTGGTCCCCATTGAGGGAATGCCGCCCAACCTGGTCCACACACCCACCGGCTGCTCGTTCGCCCCCCGCTGCCCGCTCGCGGAGGACGCGTGCCTCGACGGCGAACCGGCGCTCCTCCCGGTACCGGGCAGCGCGTACCACAGCGCGGCCTGCATCAAATCGGAGTCCCTGGGCGGTGACGTTGATGCCCACGATGTCTTCGCCGCCCCGCCCGTGCCCGTCTCACGTTTCGACGCCATCCCGCGGGCGGAGCGCTCAACAGTCCTGCAGCTCAAAGACGTGCGCAAACACTTCCCGCTGACCCGGGGCGCGCTGCTCAAGAAGCGGATCGGCACCATCAAGGCAGTGGACGGACTGACCTTCGATATCCGCGAAGGGGAGTGCTTCTCCATCGTGGGGGAGTCCGGCTCAGGCAAGACCACCACGCTGCTGGAAATCATGGAATTCCACAAGGACCAGGATGGCGAAGTGGTGATTGGCGGCATCAGCAACAAGCAGGCCGCCGATGCCCGGACCAAGAGCGCCATGCGCCGTGAACTCCAGATGGTGTTCCAGGACCCCACCGGCGCACTGGATCCGCGATTCACGGTCTATGAAGTGCTCGCCGAGCCGCTCCAGAACGCGGGCATGGACCGGCAGGCCATCAAGAAGCGCATCATGGAGCTCATGAAGCTGGTGGGCCTGCAGCCGGACCACGTCAACCGCTTCCCCAACCAGTTCTCCGGCGGCCAGCGCCAGCGCATCGGAATAGCCCGCGCCCTGGCCGTGAACCCGAAGCTCGTTGTCCTGGACGAGCCTGTCTCCGCCCTGGATGTCTCCGTCCAGGCCGGCGTCATCAACCTCCTCGACAAGCTCCGCGCCGAACTGGGCCTCAGCTACCTTCTGGTGGCCCACGACCTCTCCGTGGTCCGGCACATCTCCAACCGGGTAGCCGTGATGTACCTGGGGAAGATCGTGGAGATCGGCGAGGTGGACCGCGTGTTCGACAACCCCCGCCACCCCTACACCCGCGCCCTGCTCTCGGCCATCCCGGTTCCGGACCCGCAGCTGGAACGCACGCGGGAACGCATCATTCTCCGGGGGGAGCTGCCCTCGCCGCTGGACGCCCCCAAGGGCTGCAACTTCGCCACGCGCTGCCCCGTTTTCGCAGCGCTGCCGGCGGCGAAGCAGGAAAAATGCCTGACTCTTGAACCACCCCTGGAGCTTGTACCGCCGTCGCCGGCGGCCCAGGCCTTGGCGGCGCACCCGCTGCCCGCCCTGGACCAACGCTTCGCCTGCTTCTTCCCCGACGGGGAGCTGGACGAGGACATGCTGGTGGTCCATGACGCGGCGGACCACCATGCATCCTAG
- a CDS encoding helix-turn-helix domain-containing protein, translating into MALIAPRVTGALPSEDAEKLGRALAGSDDITVFVDGTVHRLPPLARDAVVDLLHRFSRGEAVTVSSVEDMLTTSKAAELAGISHTYLRNMTDRGEIPVEYRGTHRRIPRAAVMAWLEGQKKSEQGDDAEGPGKDA; encoded by the coding sequence ATGGCACTGATAGCTCCCCGGGTAACTGGCGCCCTCCCGTCGGAGGATGCTGAGAAGCTGGGCCGGGCGCTTGCGGGCAGCGATGACATCACCGTCTTCGTGGACGGCACGGTCCATCGGCTGCCGCCACTGGCGAGGGACGCCGTCGTCGACCTCCTGCACCGCTTCAGCCGCGGCGAAGCGGTGACCGTCAGCAGCGTGGAGGACATGCTCACCACGTCCAAGGCAGCCGAGCTGGCGGGTATTTCCCACACGTACCTCCGCAACATGACGGACCGCGGGGAGATCCCGGTGGAATATCGCGGCACCCACCGGCGGATACCGCGGGCCGCCGTCATGGCCTGGCTGGAGGGGCAGAAGAAGTCCGAACAGGGCGACGACGCGGAGGGTCCCGGGAAGGACGCCTAG
- a CDS encoding Gfo/Idh/MocA family oxidoreductase translates to MTGDPASQRTIRTAVVGFGLSGSVFHAPLIAADPRFSLDLIATSNAGRDAAATARYPGVRTVPDGHAVLARADEVDLVVLGTPPATHYPLAKAALEAGLDVVVDKPFAVTSGQGRELITLAGELGRVLTVFQNRRWDGDFLTVQKLLSADALGKVTRFESRFERWSPAIAKAWKARATAAEGGGTLFDLGSHLIDQALQLFGPASVVHAELKARRSDERADDDVFLVLRHECGVLSHLTMNMMCAQQGPRFRVLGSVGGFTKKGVDPQEPYIAAGGSPLDAEYGEEAPEWAGLLGRDGHLDPLPTERGAYPEFYRILADKILDGGTASALPLPVKPEDAVEALKLIEEARKLAH, encoded by the coding sequence ATGACCGGGGACCCAGCTTCGCAGCGCACCATCCGTACCGCCGTCGTGGGTTTCGGGCTTTCGGGAAGTGTGTTCCACGCTCCCCTGATAGCGGCGGACCCCCGTTTTTCGCTGGACCTCATTGCCACCTCCAACGCCGGAAGGGACGCCGCGGCAACCGCCCGGTATCCGGGGGTGAGGACAGTGCCGGACGGCCATGCGGTCCTTGCCCGCGCGGACGAAGTGGACCTCGTGGTCCTGGGAACGCCGCCTGCCACCCACTACCCGCTGGCCAAGGCTGCCTTGGAGGCAGGCCTGGATGTTGTGGTGGACAAGCCGTTCGCCGTGACCAGTGGACAAGGCCGGGAGTTGATCACGCTGGCAGGGGAGCTGGGGCGGGTCCTGACGGTGTTCCAGAACCGGCGGTGGGACGGCGACTTCCTGACGGTGCAAAAACTCCTGTCGGCTGACGCGCTGGGCAAGGTCACGCGGTTCGAGTCCCGCTTCGAGCGGTGGTCCCCGGCCATCGCGAAGGCCTGGAAGGCGCGTGCCACGGCGGCGGAGGGCGGCGGTACCTTGTTCGATCTAGGCAGCCACCTGATCGACCAGGCACTCCAGCTCTTTGGCCCGGCCTCCGTGGTCCACGCAGAGTTGAAGGCACGCAGGTCGGACGAGCGGGCGGACGACGACGTGTTCCTGGTACTTCGGCACGAATGCGGTGTTTTGAGCCACCTGACCATGAACATGATGTGCGCCCAGCAGGGACCGAGGTTCCGGGTGCTGGGTTCCGTTGGCGGATTCACCAAGAAAGGCGTAGACCCGCAGGAGCCGTACATTGCCGCGGGCGGCAGCCCGTTGGACGCCGAGTACGGCGAGGAGGCTCCGGAGTGGGCAGGACTGCTGGGCCGCGATGGCCACCTCGACCCCCTGCCCACCGAACGCGGCGCCTACCCCGAGTTCTACCGGATCCTCGCGGACAAGATCCTCGACGGCGGCACGGCATCAGCCCTGCCCCTTCCGGTGAAGCCGGAAGACGCCGTCGAGGCCCTCAAACTAATAGAAGAAGCACGAAAGCTCGCGCATTAA
- the ptsP gene encoding phosphoenolpyruvate--protein phosphotransferase — MQNFPGVGVSPGRVIGTVRQMPKPISEPPAGEQLAAGTTAEEATAALKAASQAVHDELKHRAAHATGDGKAVLEATALMAKDTMLIKGAAKLVARGTSAERAIWESGSSVSEMLHNLGGYMAERATDVLDVRARIVAELRGVPAPGIPASSTPFVLVAEDLAPADTATLDPNKVLALVTAGGGPQSHTAIIARSLGLPAVVAAVGVDELPDGTEVYVDGAAGNITSEPDESLRAAAEAWAATASLLAEFSGTGATADGHLVPLLANVGGGKDAEAAAKLGAQGVGLFRTEFCFLERDTEPSVEEQAAAYKSVFDAFPGKKVVLRTLDAGADKPLPFLTDSTEPNPALGVRGYRTDFTTPGVLDRQLEAIALAEKQSDADVWVMAPMISTAEEAARFAAMCADAGIKTPGVMVEVPSAALTAEAILREVAFASLGTNDLTQYAMAADRQLGPLANLNTPWQPAVLRLVGLTVEGSRAEGNNKPVGVCGEAAADPALAVVLTGLGVSTLSMTARSLAAVAAVLKTVTLEEAQQLAKLALSAPSATEARAWVREKLPVLEELGL; from the coding sequence GTGCAGAACTTCCCAGGAGTAGGCGTCAGCCCAGGCCGCGTCATCGGCACCGTCCGGCAGATGCCCAAACCCATCAGCGAACCTCCTGCCGGCGAGCAGCTGGCGGCAGGGACCACCGCGGAGGAAGCAACCGCAGCCCTGAAGGCGGCATCCCAGGCCGTGCACGATGAACTGAAGCACCGTGCAGCCCACGCCACCGGTGACGGCAAAGCCGTCCTCGAAGCAACCGCCCTGATGGCCAAGGACACCATGCTGATCAAGGGGGCCGCCAAGCTGGTTGCCCGCGGCACGTCCGCCGAACGCGCCATCTGGGAGTCCGGCTCGTCGGTCTCCGAAATGCTCCACAACCTGGGCGGCTACATGGCAGAACGCGCCACCGACGTCCTTGATGTCCGTGCCCGGATTGTCGCCGAGCTTCGGGGCGTGCCGGCACCCGGCATCCCGGCATCCAGCACCCCGTTCGTCCTGGTGGCGGAGGACCTGGCCCCGGCGGACACCGCCACCCTTGACCCGAACAAGGTCCTCGCGCTCGTCACCGCAGGCGGCGGCCCGCAGTCCCACACGGCCATCATCGCCCGGTCCCTCGGCCTCCCCGCCGTTGTTGCCGCCGTGGGTGTTGATGAGCTCCCCGACGGCACCGAAGTCTATGTGGACGGCGCCGCCGGCAACATCACCTCCGAACCGGACGAATCCCTGCGCGCAGCAGCGGAGGCGTGGGCGGCCACGGCTTCCCTGCTGGCCGAGTTCAGCGGCACGGGCGCGACGGCGGACGGCCACCTGGTGCCGCTGCTCGCCAACGTGGGCGGCGGCAAGGATGCCGAGGCGGCCGCCAAGCTGGGCGCCCAGGGCGTAGGCCTCTTCCGCACCGAGTTCTGCTTCCTGGAGCGCGACACCGAACCCAGCGTCGAAGAGCAGGCCGCGGCCTACAAGAGCGTATTTGACGCCTTCCCGGGAAAGAAGGTGGTCCTGCGCACCCTCGACGCCGGGGCCGACAAGCCGCTCCCGTTCCTGACCGACTCCACCGAGCCGAATCCTGCCCTGGGTGTCCGCGGCTACCGCACGGACTTCACCACCCCCGGTGTCCTGGACCGCCAGCTGGAGGCGATCGCACTTGCGGAGAAGCAGTCCGACGCGGACGTCTGGGTCATGGCCCCCATGATTTCGACGGCGGAAGAGGCCGCCCGGTTTGCCGCGATGTGCGCGGACGCCGGCATCAAGACCCCCGGCGTGATGGTGGAGGTCCCCTCCGCCGCCCTGACCGCCGAGGCCATCCTTCGCGAAGTTGCCTTCGCCAGCCTGGGCACCAATGACCTCACCCAGTACGCCATGGCCGCAGACCGCCAGCTCGGCCCGCTCGCCAACCTCAACACGCCCTGGCAGCCGGCCGTCCTGCGCCTCGTGGGCCTGACCGTTGAAGGATCCCGCGCGGAAGGGAACAACAAACCCGTGGGCGTGTGCGGTGAGGCGGCTGCCGACCCTGCCCTCGCCGTCGTCCTTACCGGCCTGGGCGTAAGCACCCTGTCCATGACGGCCCGCTCCCTTGCTGCCGTGGCAGCAGTGCTGAAGACCGTCACACTCGAGGAAGCCCAGCAGCTGGCCAAGCTGGCACTGTCCGCTCCCAGCGCCACGGAAGCGCGGGCCTGGGTCCGGGAGAAGCTGCCGGTCCTGGAGGAACTCGGGCTCTAG
- a CDS encoding alpha/beta fold hydrolase codes for MELTGGRDVEAGGLRGRLYASVLPAGAPNRPAYVLLHGIGVSHRYLARLHLELAEEADVYTFDLPGFGKASRPPRQLQIDDFAEFVGAVLADSGVSSYVVVGHSMGTQFAVELALREPARAAGAVLMGPVVDSPRKTVTRQALALTRDALLRESLTSNALVFSDYFRAGPRWYLTELPVMMDYPMEERLAAVSQPVLVLRGAKDPIARRPWCERLAAIAQQGTMAEIPGQGHVLQHTAPGTAAETISGWVRALDGFGVTA; via the coding sequence ATGGAACTTACTGGCGGCCGGGACGTGGAAGCGGGCGGACTCCGGGGCAGGCTGTACGCCTCAGTCCTCCCCGCGGGAGCCCCAAACCGGCCTGCCTACGTCCTGCTGCACGGCATCGGAGTTTCGCACCGTTACCTGGCCCGGCTCCATCTTGAGCTGGCCGAGGAGGCGGACGTCTATACGTTCGACCTCCCGGGCTTCGGCAAGGCTTCGAGGCCGCCCCGCCAGCTCCAGATCGATGATTTTGCGGAGTTCGTGGGCGCTGTCCTGGCTGACTCCGGCGTTTCCAGCTATGTGGTTGTGGGTCATTCCATGGGCACGCAGTTCGCAGTGGAACTGGCGCTCCGGGAACCTGCCAGGGCGGCCGGTGCCGTCCTGATGGGGCCGGTGGTGGATTCCCCCAGGAAGACCGTCACCAGGCAGGCGCTGGCCCTTACCCGCGATGCACTCCTGCGGGAGAGCCTGACATCGAACGCCCTCGTGTTCAGCGACTACTTCAGGGCGGGACCGCGCTGGTACCTCACGGAACTTCCGGTAATGATGGACTACCCCATGGAGGAAAGGCTGGCCGCCGTCAGCCAGCCCGTCCTGGTCCTTCGCGGCGCCAAGGATCCCATTGCGCGCCGCCCCTGGTGCGAACGCCTCGCCGCCATTGCGCAGCAGGGCACAATGGCTGAAATCCCGGGACAAGGCCACGTTTTGCAGCACACCGCCCCCGGAACGGCGGCCGAGACCATCAGCGGCTGGGTCCGTGCCCTGGATGGCTTCGGCGTGACCGCCTAG
- the ald gene encoding alanine dehydrogenase — translation MIIGVPKEIKNNEFRVAITAAGVHEFRTHGHTILVERGAGLGSGITDEEYAIAGAEIVNEADDVWARADMVMKVKEPIKAEYHRFRKGLILFTYLHLAAEPELTRELINSGVTAIAYETVQEGRSLPLLAPMSEVAGRLSVQVGASSLMAPAGGKGVLLGGVPGVRPAKVVVLGAGVAGTNAAAMALGLGADVTIMDIDIHRLRELDAQYQGRLKTVASNKYEIEKSVVDADLVIGSVLIPGAKAPKLVTNDLVARMKPGSVLVDIAVDQGGCFEDTRPTTHQEPTYKVHNTIFYCVANMPGAVPNTSTYALTNVTLRYAVALANLGVKAAFDRDPALAAGLNIAAGHVAHHSVSEAHNLPLVADWHELVSA, via the coding sequence ATGATCATCGGCGTCCCCAAAGAAATCAAGAACAACGAGTTCCGGGTGGCCATCACCGCCGCCGGCGTCCACGAGTTCCGCACCCATGGACACACGATCCTGGTGGAGCGCGGGGCGGGACTCGGTTCGGGCATCACCGATGAGGAATACGCCATTGCCGGTGCCGAGATCGTCAATGAGGCTGACGACGTCTGGGCCCGCGCCGACATGGTCATGAAGGTCAAGGAGCCCATCAAGGCCGAGTACCACCGCTTCCGCAAGGGCCTGATCCTCTTCACCTACCTCCACCTCGCCGCGGAGCCCGAACTCACCCGCGAGCTCATCAACTCCGGCGTCACCGCCATCGCCTACGAAACCGTCCAGGAAGGCCGCAGCCTGCCACTCCTGGCGCCCATGTCCGAGGTAGCCGGCCGCCTCTCCGTCCAGGTGGGCGCCTCCTCACTGATGGCCCCCGCCGGCGGAAAGGGCGTCTTGCTGGGCGGCGTCCCCGGCGTCCGCCCCGCCAAGGTGGTCGTGTTGGGTGCAGGTGTTGCAGGCACCAATGCAGCGGCCATGGCCCTGGGCCTCGGCGCCGACGTGACCATCATGGATATCGACATCCACCGCCTCCGCGAGCTGGATGCCCAATACCAGGGCCGGCTCAAGACGGTGGCATCCAACAAGTATGAGATCGAAAAGTCAGTGGTGGACGCTGACCTGGTGATCGGCTCGGTCCTGATCCCCGGCGCCAAGGCCCCCAAGCTGGTGACCAACGATCTGGTGGCCCGCATGAAGCCGGGCTCGGTCCTGGTGGATATCGCCGTGGATCAGGGCGGCTGCTTCGAGGACACCCGCCCCACCACGCACCAGGAACCCACGTACAAGGTGCACAACACCATCTTCTACTGCGTGGCCAACATGCCCGGCGCCGTGCCGAATACCTCCACGTACGCCCTGACCAACGTCACCCTGCGCTACGCGGTGGCCCTCGCCAACCTGGGCGTCAAAGCAGCGTTCGACCGCGACCCCGCCCTGGCCGCGGGCCTGAACATCGCCGCCGGCCACGTGGCACACCACTCCGTGTCCGAGGCACACAACCTGCCGCTCGTCGCCGACTGGCACGAACTGGTTTCGGCTTAA